Proteins encoded in a region of the Vicia villosa cultivar HV-30 ecotype Madison, WI linkage group LG5, Vvil1.0, whole genome shotgun sequence genome:
- the LOC131607460 gene encoding protein E6-like, with amino-acid sequence MAPFSELLSFLFLTTLLFSLQVHSRESQFFSKVTHVNNNEEPLNKPQQQQQPVFIPETENSYGLYGHESGLHPPTTTTTNNAVPNTYQSYEKTSSQNENNNYFTTFQKDSYGSNNNNKYPNEISDTKLTATPNSYNNNYDKYYYNNNKYASNDLSNTKFPEQGYNSMENQNNNNNNNKYYYNNNKYASNELSNTKFPEQGYNSMENRNNNDNNNNKYYYNNNVAATATDKYNFKTNGASNNNYNNGERQGMSDTRVMEGGKYFYDVNSEKYNPTSFNGDSSNGVVNTENWYNKKGYFGSNNNVNTYENNKNSMNGYQNQEEFESDQEEFEP; translated from the coding sequence ATGGCTCCCTTCTCAGAACTTCTCTCTTTCCTTTTCCTTACAACCCTCTTATTTTCTCTCCAAGTCCATTCTAGAGAGAGTCAATTCTTCAGCAAAGTCACACATGTCAACAACAATGAAGAACCATTAAacaaaccacaacaacaacaacagccaGTTTTCATCCCAGAAACTGAAAACAGTTATGGCTTATACGGTCATGAATCTGGTCTACACCCtccaacaacaaccaccacaaaCAATGCTGTTCCCAACACTTACCAATCATATGAAAAAACATCATCACAAAATGAAAACAACAATTACTTCACCACCTTCCAGAAAGATTCTTatggcagcaacaacaacaacaagtacCCAAATGAAATCAGTGACACAAAACTCACAGCCACACCAAATTCTTACAACAACAATTACGACAAGTattactacaacaacaacaagtaTGCTTCTAATGATCTTAGCAACACAAAGTTCCCGGAACAAGGATACAACTCAATGGAAaaccaaaacaacaacaataacaataacaagtattactacaacaacaacaagtaTGCTTCTAATGAACTTAGCAACACAAAGTTTCCAGAACAAGGATACAACTCCATGGAAAACcggaacaacaacgacaacaacaataacaagtaTTACTACAACAACAATGTTGCTGCTACTGCTACTGACAAATACAACTTCAAAACCAACGGTGCTAGTAACAACAATTACAACAACGGTGAGAGACAAGGAATGAGTGACACAAGAGTTATGGAAGGTGGAAAATATTTTTACGATGTTAACTCTGAGAAATACAACCCAACATCATTCAATGGAGATTCATCTAATGGAGTTGTGAACACTGAGAATTGGTACAACAAAAAGGGTTACTTTGGTAGTAACAACAATGTGAACACTTATGAGAATAACAAGAATTCTATGAATGGTTATCAGaatcaagaggagtttgagagtGACCAAGAAGAATTTGAGCCTTGA